In Aquimarina spinulae, a single window of DNA contains:
- a CDS encoding sensor histidine kinase, producing MVSQNLYTKLILRVVMLSLTALILAFAFFKELYILSFFVLLLLSLQTIFLIQYLNHTNRKIAYFFNSIKNEDFTLRFPEKGGPKSFNELNQSLNSLNDVIRKVHLKNQTQEQYYQEILKQAEIGILTFNHKGHILFNNPKVEKLLNYTPLNHIKQLIQVDKKLYNLFNNIKPFERKLFQLTNERETIQLAIKSSEIVLNNEVLRLITIQDIHNELDEKETDSWIKLIRVLTHEIMNSVTPITSISESILGYYKDKSGIIPVTAIDENKIHNTAKGLEVIKNQGNDLMSFVQSYRSFLNVPVPDKKIIKVDELLEKVKVLMSQEIDFNIISFDMLTTTEDLEIYADEKLITQILLNLCKNAIQALKDTEKATLMFIVGITTEGKKYITVKDNGPGIHPDIMSQIFIPFYTTKNDGTGIGLSLSKQIMHMHGGSLTVHSIPNKETSFSLLFE from the coding sequence ATGGTAAGCCAAAATCTCTATACAAAACTAATCCTAAGAGTAGTAATGCTTTCCTTAACTGCACTAATATTAGCCTTTGCGTTTTTTAAAGAATTGTATATTTTGTCTTTTTTTGTTCTATTATTACTTTCATTACAAACGATTTTTTTAATCCAATATCTAAACCATACTAATAGAAAGATTGCCTACTTTTTTAATTCAATTAAAAATGAAGATTTCACACTTCGATTTCCAGAAAAAGGAGGCCCAAAATCGTTTAACGAATTAAATCAGAGTCTTAATAGTCTTAATGATGTAATTCGAAAAGTACACTTAAAAAACCAGACACAGGAACAGTATTACCAGGAAATACTAAAACAAGCAGAAATTGGTATTTTGACTTTTAATCATAAAGGGCATATTCTTTTTAACAACCCTAAGGTCGAAAAATTACTAAATTATACTCCTCTAAATCATATAAAACAACTAATACAGGTTGATAAAAAATTGTATAACTTATTTAATAATATTAAACCATTCGAACGAAAACTTTTTCAACTCACCAACGAGCGAGAGACAATACAACTGGCTATTAAATCTTCAGAAATAGTATTAAATAACGAAGTTTTAAGATTAATAACCATACAAGATATCCATAACGAATTAGACGAAAAAGAAACAGATTCGTGGATAAAACTCATTAGAGTTTTGACTCATGAAATTATGAATTCTGTTACTCCCATCACCTCAATATCAGAATCTATTTTGGGTTATTATAAGGATAAAAGTGGGATCATACCAGTTACAGCAATTGATGAAAATAAAATCCACAATACTGCAAAAGGATTAGAAGTAATCAAAAATCAGGGAAATGATTTAATGAGTTTTGTACAGTCATATCGTAGTTTCTTAAATGTACCTGTACCCGATAAGAAAATAATTAAAGTAGATGAATTATTAGAGAAGGTAAAAGTTTTGATGAGCCAGGAGATTGATTTTAATATCATTTCTTTTGACATGCTTACTACTACAGAAGATCTCGAAATTTATGCAGACGAAAAGCTAATTACTCAGATATTGCTAAATCTTTGTAAAAATGCAATTCAAGCTTTAAAAGATACCGAAAAAGCAACTCTTATGTTTATTGTTGGAATTACTACTGAAGGAAAAAAATATATAACAGTTAAAGACAATGGTCCGGGCATACATCCTGATATCATGAGCCAGATATTTATACCTTTTTATACCACAAAAAACGATGGTACAGGTATAGGCTTAAGTCTTTCTAAACAAATTATGCATATGCATGGAGGTAGTCTAACGGTTCATTCTATACCTAATAAGGAGACTTCTTTTTCATTACTTTTTGAGTAA
- a CDS encoding sigma-54-dependent transcriptional regulator, whose protein sequence is MQDGKILIIDDNKSVLSALEILLQFEYKHIKTISNPNQISSLHNLSDYDIVALDMNFSAGVNTGNEGLFWLREIKKKAPHTSVIMMTAYGAVDLAVKALKEGATDFILKPWNNEKLLATIKSAFLLRKSRKEVQELKQKENHLKQVINQDSNYIIGNSKALTAVLNLVRKVAKTDVNVLITGENGTGKELIARELHRMSPRKNEIFIGVDMGSISETLFESELFGHTKGAFTDAKEDRAGKFEAANNGSLFLDEIGNLSLQTQAKLLSAIQNRTVVRVGSNKPISVNIRLVCATNCNLNQMVDEGIFREDLLYRINTIHIEVPPLRERDNDILILADFYLKKFATKYGKPSLRINTAAEEKLMGYRWPGNVRELQHTIERAVILCEGNVLKPTDFLLSNSPGVSLDKGPETLDEMERLMIAKALDKHNGNYSAAANQLGISRQTLYNKIKKSEN, encoded by the coding sequence ATGCAGGATGGAAAAATTTTAATCATTGATGATAATAAGAGTGTTTTAAGCGCATTAGAAATTTTATTGCAGTTTGAGTACAAACACATTAAAACAATTTCTAATCCCAATCAAATTTCTTCGTTGCACAACCTAAGTGATTATGATATTGTGGCATTGGATATGAATTTTTCTGCTGGTGTCAATACAGGAAATGAAGGTTTATTCTGGCTTAGGGAAATAAAGAAAAAAGCTCCTCATACTTCGGTAATTATGATGACGGCTTATGGTGCTGTCGATCTTGCTGTAAAAGCGTTAAAAGAAGGAGCTACCGATTTTATATTAAAACCCTGGAATAATGAAAAACTACTGGCTACAATAAAGTCTGCTTTTTTACTTCGTAAATCCAGAAAAGAAGTACAAGAACTAAAACAGAAAGAAAACCACCTAAAACAGGTTATCAATCAAGACAGCAACTATATTATTGGTAATTCTAAAGCACTAACTGCTGTCTTAAACCTAGTTAGAAAAGTGGCAAAAACAGATGTTAACGTTTTAATCACAGGTGAAAATGGAACAGGAAAAGAACTAATAGCCAGAGAATTACATAGGATGTCTCCCCGAAAAAACGAGATTTTTATTGGAGTAGATATGGGCTCAATATCAGAAACATTATTTGAAAGTGAACTTTTTGGTCATACCAAAGGAGCTTTTACAGACGCCAAAGAAGATCGTGCAGGAAAGTTTGAAGCAGCAAACAACGGTTCTTTGTTTCTTGACGAAATCGGAAACTTATCACTACAAACACAAGCCAAACTATTATCTGCAATACAAAACAGAACAGTTGTAAGGGTTGGTTCTAATAAACCTATCTCCGTAAACATACGCCTGGTTTGTGCCACTAATTGCAACCTTAATCAAATGGTAGATGAAGGTATTTTTCGCGAAGATTTATTATATAGGATAAATACGATTCATATTGAAGTACCTCCATTGCGGGAACGAGATAATGATATCCTGATACTTGCAGATTTTTATTTAAAAAAATTCGCAACAAAATATGGCAAACCGTCGCTTCGAATAAATACTGCTGCCGAAGAAAAATTAATGGGATATCGCTGGCCAGGGAATGTAAGAGAGTTACAACACACAATAGAAAGAGCAGTAATTTTATGTGAAGGAAATGTATTGAAACCAACAGATTTTTTATTGAGTAATAGCCCCGGGGTTTCTTTGGATAAAGGTCCTGAGACTCTTGATGAAATGGAACGACTCATGATTGCCAAAGCACTTGACAAACATAATGGAAACTATAGTGCTGCTGCAAATCAACTTGGTATTTCTAGACAGACTTTATATAACAAAATAAAAAAATCAGAAAACTAA
- a CDS encoding TolC family protein, whose amino-acid sequence MYSQESWSLDDCVAYAVDHNLQLKDFKYNQDANKETYRQSVRNLLPSINAFSDYNIRYGRSVDPNNNNIVNTDFFSNNYRLNAEIDLFRGFQKINTIKASKFLNKAANEEALHQKYLLAFRVMSAFYDIQFMEGLLTISKEQEEVSTTNYTLVKRQVELGQKAKADLYEAESALLADQLLVTQNENNVAAAKLKLIQEMNLEDVTTISIQSSLIEADDNVDIFKANRDSIYSKAATFVPIIKAQELKAKAAKKQLAIARGGLYPSLSFFAGYQTGYFETNVNDNTGRVISFKNQIKDNVSKYVGVSLNIPISNGWSNRSRVKQQKVEMMRADNNFDIQKQELFKLIQQLVQEGDALRSEYRQSSQKMNAQVLTFKIAQKRYEKGLISAIELNQSKNLLANSQNENLQVQLRLKVNESTLDFYNGLPVFNINRAQ is encoded by the coding sequence ATGTATTCTCAAGAATCATGGTCATTAGATGACTGTGTAGCCTATGCTGTAGATCATAATTTACAACTCAAGGATTTTAAATACAATCAGGATGCTAACAAAGAAACATATCGGCAATCGGTAAGAAATTTATTGCCAAGTATCAATGCATTTTCAGATTATAATATTCGATATGGAAGATCGGTAGATCCCAATAATAACAATATTGTAAACACTGATTTTTTCTCTAATAATTATAGGTTGAATGCAGAAATTGATTTGTTTAGAGGTTTTCAAAAAATAAACACAATCAAAGCTTCAAAATTTTTGAATAAAGCAGCGAATGAAGAAGCACTACATCAAAAATATCTATTGGCATTTAGAGTAATGTCTGCTTTTTATGATATTCAGTTTATGGAAGGGCTTTTAACCATTTCTAAAGAACAGGAAGAAGTATCCACTACTAATTATACACTTGTAAAAAGACAAGTAGAACTTGGTCAAAAAGCAAAAGCAGATTTGTACGAAGCAGAATCAGCTTTATTAGCCGATCAATTATTGGTTACTCAAAATGAGAATAATGTAGCAGCAGCAAAACTTAAACTTATACAAGAAATGAACTTAGAAGATGTTACTACTATTTCTATTCAATCTTCTCTTATAGAAGCCGATGATAATGTAGATATTTTTAAAGCAAATAGAGATTCTATTTACAGTAAAGCTGCAACTTTTGTTCCTATCATAAAAGCACAAGAGTTAAAAGCAAAAGCAGCCAAAAAGCAATTAGCCATAGCCAGAGGAGGCTTGTACCCCTCTCTGTCTTTTTTTGCAGGATATCAAACAGGATATTTTGAAACTAATGTTAATGACAATACAGGAAGAGTTATCTCTTTTAAAAATCAGATTAAAGATAATGTCTCAAAATATGTTGGAGTTTCGCTTAACATTCCTATCAGTAATGGGTGGTCAAATCGGTCACGTGTAAAACAGCAAAAGGTAGAAATGATGAGAGCAGACAATAATTTTGATATTCAAAAACAAGAACTGTTTAAGCTAATACAACAACTTGTTCAGGAAGGAGATGCACTACGTTCAGAATATCGACAGAGTTCGCAAAAAATGAACGCACAGGTATTAACTTTTAAGATAGCACAAAAGAGATATGAAAAAGGATTGATAAGTGCTATAGAACTTAACCAATCTAAAAACTTATTAGCCAACTCACAAAACGAAAACCTACAGGTACAATTACGTTTAAAAGTAAACGAAAGCACATTGGATTTTTATAATGGATTACCTGTTTTTAATATAAATAGAGCACAATAA
- a CDS encoding efflux RND transporter periplasmic adaptor subunit, with translation MDIKIEKKKGLRPKHYGYIAIGIVLFFVGWKMVFGNSAATFRTEKEKLSIAEVSFGKFDDYITINGAVAPISTIYMDAYEGGRVTEKLIEEGAMVKKGDIILRLENSALYEQILASESNLALKQNDLRSTKLTFDSRQVEGQKDLVSSEYELQKLKRNYEQSKALFDDELISREEYLISKENYELSKKRHEIIKLQTEQDKSLRATSLSGLDTDLERMQKTLSMVYERLDHLNVRAPADGQLGFLDAEIGQNIRQGQRIGQINVLTDYKIEATIDEHYIDRVKRDLTGVLDRNGKEYQLRLRKVYPEVRNGKFKVDLVFADQKPETIRTGQSYNIKLQLGASNDALLLPRGSFFQSTGGQWIFVVDASGEVAWKRAIRIGKQNSRYYELLEGLEAGEKVITSNYDSFGDAEKIILK, from the coding sequence ATGGATATAAAAATTGAAAAGAAAAAAGGGTTAAGACCTAAACATTATGGATACATTGCTATAGGTATAGTATTGTTTTTTGTAGGTTGGAAAATGGTATTCGGAAACTCGGCAGCTACATTTAGAACAGAAAAAGAAAAATTGTCGATAGCAGAAGTTTCTTTTGGGAAATTTGATGATTATATTACCATTAATGGTGCAGTAGCCCCAATAAGTACAATTTATATGGATGCTTATGAAGGAGGTAGAGTAACAGAAAAGCTTATCGAAGAAGGAGCGATGGTAAAAAAAGGAGATATTATATTAAGGTTAGAAAATAGTGCTCTTTATGAACAGATTTTGGCTAGTGAAAGTAATTTAGCATTGAAACAGAATGACCTTCGTTCTACAAAGTTGACTTTTGATTCTAGACAAGTAGAAGGCCAAAAAGATCTGGTAAGCTCAGAATATGAATTACAAAAACTAAAGCGAAATTATGAACAGAGTAAGGCTTTGTTCGATGATGAATTGATTTCTCGGGAAGAATATCTAATTTCAAAAGAAAACTATGAGTTATCCAAAAAACGACATGAAATAATTAAGCTTCAAACAGAACAAGATAAATCTCTTCGAGCTACTTCTTTATCAGGATTAGATACCGATCTTGAGCGTATGCAAAAAACACTTTCTATGGTGTATGAACGTTTGGATCATCTAAATGTAAGAGCTCCTGCCGATGGTCAATTAGGATTTTTAGATGCAGAAATAGGTCAAAACATAAGACAGGGACAACGCATAGGGCAGATAAATGTATTAACAGATTATAAAATAGAGGCAACGATAGACGAGCATTATATAGATAGAGTAAAAAGAGATTTAACCGGGGTGTTAGATCGTAATGGTAAAGAATATCAACTTCGTCTTCGTAAAGTATATCCCGAGGTACGCAACGGGAAATTTAAAGTAGACCTGGTTTTTGCAGATCAAAAACCCGAAACTATACGAACAGGGCAGAGCTATAATATAAAACTGCAACTAGGAGCATCAAATGATGCACTTTTACTACCTCGAGGAAGTTTTTTCCAGAGTACCGGAGGGCAATGGATTTTTGTTGTAGATGCTTCGGGCGAAGTAGCATGGAAAAGAGCCATACGTATAGGAAAACAAAACTCGAGATATTATGAATTACTCGAAGGACTGGAAGCAGGAGAAAAAGTAATTACTTCAAACTATGATAGTTTTGGAGACGCCGAAAAAATAATTTTAAAATAA
- a CDS encoding ABC transporter ATP-binding protein, giving the protein MIQIENIKKSFRTEEVETLALNNVNLKVEAGEFVAIMGPSGCGKSTLLNIIGMLDNPNEGYYHFNGEEVGGLKENQRTKIRKGNLGFVFQSFNLIDELTVFENVELPLIYLNMKKSEREQKVKQVLERMKIAHREKHFPQQLSGGQQQRVAIARAVVTNAKLILADEPTGNLDSKNGIEVMNLLTELNQEGTTIVMVTHSDRDSHYAHRVINLFDGQIVTESQNKPFKVNG; this is encoded by the coding sequence ATGATACAGATAGAGAACATAAAAAAGAGTTTTAGAACCGAGGAAGTCGAAACTCTGGCATTGAATAATGTAAATCTAAAAGTTGAAGCAGGAGAATTTGTAGCCATAATGGGACCATCGGGTTGTGGGAAATCTACTTTACTCAATATCATTGGTATGTTGGATAACCCTAATGAAGGGTATTATCACTTTAATGGTGAGGAAGTAGGTGGATTGAAAGAAAATCAACGTACCAAAATTAGAAAAGGAAACCTTGGATTTGTATTTCAGAGCTTTAATTTGATTGATGAACTTACCGTTTTTGAAAACGTAGAGCTCCCTTTGATTTATCTTAATATGAAAAAGAGCGAGCGAGAGCAAAAAGTAAAACAGGTATTAGAACGAATGAAAATTGCTCATCGCGAAAAACATTTCCCACAGCAACTATCAGGAGGGCAGCAGCAGCGAGTTGCTATTGCCAGAGCCGTAGTAACTAATGCCAAGCTTATCCTGGCCGATGAACCTACGGGAAATCTTGATTCTAAAAATGGTATCGAGGTTATGAACTTGCTTACCGAACTTAATCAGGAAGGAACTACCATTGTTATGGTAACACACTCAGACAGAGATTCGCATTATGCGCATAGAGTTATTAATCTGTTTGACGGACAAATTGTAACCGAAAGCCAAAACAAACCTTTTAAGGTTAATGGATAA
- a CDS encoding head GIN domain-containing protein has protein sequence MIKYLYHIAIAILLFCINLCQAQSETIAVQHFDKVIISPHIQVIFIEGEKESVMIENTRVPQEKINIEVAGNTLRMYLDGAKTTTKTVKANENGWERKKPIYKGTMVTAVITYTQLRELSIRGEEIIECKSPIKRDDFRLKIYGESKITMNSLKVNSLRVSIYGESYLEIKEGSVNDQKYTVYGEGKVNTLGMINENTKITAYGESNFRVKVSDHLKVTAYGEATVAYNGNPSINKGIILGEATIHKIN, from the coding sequence ATGATAAAATATTTATACCACATAGCAATCGCAATATTACTTTTTTGTATCAATCTATGCCAGGCTCAATCAGAAACAATAGCTGTACAACATTTTGATAAAGTAATTATAAGTCCACATATCCAGGTGATTTTTATTGAAGGTGAAAAAGAAAGTGTTATGATCGAAAACACACGTGTACCACAGGAAAAAATTAATATCGAGGTAGCAGGAAATACACTTCGTATGTATTTGGATGGAGCCAAAACAACAACCAAAACAGTAAAAGCAAACGAAAATGGGTGGGAGAGAAAGAAACCTATCTATAAAGGAACCATGGTAACTGCTGTTATAACATATACTCAACTCAGAGAACTTTCAATACGAGGAGAAGAAATAATTGAATGTAAAAGTCCAATAAAAAGAGATGACTTCAGATTAAAAATCTATGGAGAATCTAAAATAACGATGAATTCATTAAAAGTAAACTCATTACGTGTTTCTATTTATGGAGAAAGTTACCTGGAAATTAAAGAAGGTAGTGTAAATGATCAAAAATATACAGTGTATGGTGAAGGAAAAGTGAACACTTTAGGGATGATTAACGAAAATACTAAGATCACAGCATATGGCGAAAGTAATTTTAGAGTAAAAGTCTCAGATCATTTAAAAGTTACGGCTTACGGAGAGGCAACTGTGGCTTATAATGGGAACCCTTCGATAAATAAAGGAATAATTTTAGGCGAAGCAACTATTCATAAAATAAATTAA
- a CDS encoding ABC transporter permease, translated as MLKNHLKIAWRTLRKRKVFAAINILGLTLGFGCAILIFLFVSHHLQYDNFHNNSDRIYRVVTEEHRDDVDYEASVPPGFAQSFKTDYDYAEKVAKISVRQHWQVNGTDYRSNRRFHEDIVFAEPDFFEILNFPLIEKLGDHSLEEPNTAYITESFSKKMFGEESALGKTFVLENEETIQVIGVLKELPKTTVIQGTVFPSYKTLKSYDQFLSSNSWGGISNALQCFVLLRPNQDIAKIENTLISLVSKNRPKNKNVHRYKLQRLDNIHFNNKYGGINVNLLWVFGLIGLFIIIVACINFINISTAQAYTRSKEIGIRKVLGSFRQHLFWQFISETFIISLFAIILGLVFAILVLPAFNELFDLDLSITSLLNVKVVGFVLMLLIGVSLFAGSYPGIILARILPTLALKGKLTQKDTGGKLTRKVLVTSQFAISIIFIVATIIIRKQISYAVNADLGFDTESIVIVEIPEDIETVKLEGLQERINTLSGVKNNTACLASPGASSNNWGTGVRYNNRPEVEEFSISAKLADKDYLNTFNLKLVAGRNFYRTDSISEVVVNEKLAQKLGLVNSQELIGKQVEFNGATIKASIVGVVADFHDRNFHETKSPVFIAPQSNAYNELAIKVYSQNAKATLEGIERLWKETFPKYIYEFDFLDERVAQQYQEEQRFLLMSKLFSGLAIFISCLGLYGLISFFVAQRRKEIGIRKVLGGKVGDILLLFTQDFLKLIFVAGIVASPLAWYVMNNWLENYKYRITIDWWVFALAIGATAIITMVTISYQAIKAATVNPIKSLRIE; from the coding sequence ATGTTAAAAAATCATTTGAAAATTGCTTGGAGAACTCTTCGTAAACGAAAAGTATTTGCTGCTATCAATATTTTGGGGTTAACCCTTGGTTTTGGATGTGCAATCTTAATTTTTCTATTTGTAAGCCACCATCTTCAATATGATAATTTTCATAACAATTCTGATCGTATTTATAGAGTTGTAACCGAGGAACATCGGGATGATGTCGATTATGAAGCAAGTGTACCGCCAGGTTTTGCTCAGAGCTTTAAAACAGATTATGATTATGCAGAAAAAGTTGCCAAAATATCAGTAAGACAGCATTGGCAGGTTAATGGTACAGATTATAGGTCTAATAGGCGTTTTCATGAAGATATAGTTTTTGCTGAACCTGATTTCTTCGAGATATTAAATTTTCCATTAATTGAAAAACTAGGAGATCATAGCCTGGAAGAACCAAACACAGCTTATATTACTGAAAGCTTTTCTAAAAAAATGTTTGGAGAAGAAAGTGCTTTAGGAAAAACATTCGTTTTAGAAAATGAAGAAACCATTCAAGTAATAGGAGTATTAAAAGAATTGCCAAAAACAACAGTAATTCAGGGAACAGTCTTTCCTTCGTATAAGACTTTAAAGAGTTATGATCAATTTTTATCCAGTAATTCATGGGGAGGGATTAGTAATGCATTGCAATGTTTTGTGTTACTTCGCCCTAATCAGGATATTGCCAAAATTGAAAACACATTAATATCACTGGTATCAAAAAACCGCCCTAAAAATAAAAATGTACACCGTTATAAACTACAACGATTAGATAATATTCATTTCAATAATAAGTATGGAGGAATCAATGTAAACCTACTTTGGGTTTTTGGGTTAATAGGCCTTTTTATCATTATAGTTGCTTGTATTAATTTTATTAATATTTCTACCGCACAAGCTTATACTCGTTCTAAAGAAATAGGAATTAGAAAAGTATTAGGAAGCTTCAGACAACATCTTTTTTGGCAATTTATTTCAGAAACATTTATCATTAGTCTTTTTGCAATAATATTAGGTTTGGTATTTGCCATATTGGTATTGCCGGCTTTTAACGAACTTTTTGATTTAGATCTCTCTATAACCTCTTTGCTTAATGTTAAAGTAGTAGGGTTTGTATTGATGTTGTTGATAGGTGTTTCACTTTTTGCAGGTAGTTATCCAGGAATTATACTGGCACGTATTCTCCCAACCTTGGCATTAAAAGGAAAACTTACGCAGAAAGATACAGGCGGAAAATTAACTCGAAAAGTATTGGTCACCTCTCAGTTTGCAATTTCTATCATATTTATTGTCGCAACTATTATTATCAGAAAACAAATTAGCTATGCCGTAAATGCAGATCTAGGATTCGATACAGAATCTATTGTGATTGTAGAAATTCCTGAAGATATAGAAACCGTAAAGTTAGAAGGTTTACAAGAACGAATCAATACTCTTTCTGGGGTGAAGAATAATACGGCTTGTTTAGCGAGCCCTGGAGCCTCAAGTAATAATTGGGGTACAGGGGTACGATATAATAATAGACCTGAAGTTGAAGAATTTTCAATTTCAGCAAAATTAGCGGATAAAGATTACCTTAATACATTTAATCTTAAACTGGTTGCTGGGCGTAATTTTTATCGTACAGACTCGATCTCAGAAGTCGTTGTGAACGAAAAACTTGCTCAGAAATTAGGCCTTGTAAATTCCCAAGAATTAATAGGCAAACAAGTAGAGTTCAACGGTGCTACAATTAAAGCATCCATTGTAGGAGTAGTTGCCGATTTTCATGATAGGAATTTTCATGAAACAAAGAGTCCTGTATTTATTGCTCCTCAATCTAATGCATATAACGAATTAGCTATTAAAGTTTATAGCCAAAATGCTAAAGCCACTTTAGAAGGAATAGAAAGACTTTGGAAAGAGACTTTTCCAAAATATATCTATGAATTTGATTTTCTGGATGAGCGTGTAGCCCAACAGTATCAGGAAGAACAAAGATTTTTACTGATGTCAAAGTTGTTTTCGGGATTAGCTATTTTTATTAGTTGTCTGGGGCTTTATGGATTGATTTCTTTTTTCGTAGCTCAAAGAAGGAAAGAAATTGGAATTAGAAAAGTCCTGGGAGGTAAAGTTGGAGACATTTTATTATTGTTCACACAGGACTTCTTAAAACTAATTTTTGTTGCAGGCATAGTAGCATCACCGCTAGCTTGGTATGTTATGAATAATTGGCTTGAAAATTATAAATATAGAATAACAATTGATTGGTGGGTTTTTGCACTGGCCATAGGAGCAACTGCTATAATTACTATGGTTACTATTAGCTATCAAGCTATAAAAGCGGCTACTGTTAACCCTATAAAAAGTTTACGAATAGAATAA